Proteins encoded within one genomic window of Trichoderma asperellum chromosome 2, complete sequence:
- a CDS encoding uncharacterized protein (EggNog:ENOG41), with product MCPDHTDVRPFNEQETDVVLQSTLRGPFHSPPVPAEMLDAMSPTSYASPNSQVFPNLAIGSPGLWTAENSPHAAIFPYMMNEAGEHLPISQYTNCRADAGVDQINGFVFVCDTGVEELQSPQGRYLYKDCKKYGSGAQVNGVEIVVHGSIRRAPAPPALPGRWDGMDMLTAEGRDVKGAYRNQINGGRIRPMKRADMGMPSGSAH from the coding sequence ATGTGTCCAGACCACACGGATGTCCGCCCCTTCAACGAGCAAGAGACCGACGTCGTGCTGCAAAGCACCCTCCGAGGCCCCTTCCACAGCCCTCCCGTTCCCGCAGAAATGCTCGACGCCATGTCGCCAACGTCCTACGCCTCACCCAACTCCCAGGTGTTTCCCAACCTCGCCATTGGATCGCCCGGCCTATGGACGGCCGAGAATTCTCCCCACGCGGCCATATTCCCGTACATGATGAACGAGGCCGGGGAGCATCTGCCCATCTCTCAGTACACAAACTGCAGGGCCGATGCTGGCGTGGACCAGATCAAcggcttcgtcttcgtctgtGACACTGGCgtggaggagctgcagagCCCTCAGGGACGCTACCTTTACAAGGACTGCAAGAAATACGGCTCAGGAGCTCAGGTCAACGGCGTTGAGATTGTGGTGCACGGCTCCATCAGGAGAGCTCCAGCACCGCCCGCCCTTCCCGGccgatgggatgggatggataTGCTCACTGCAGAAGGCAGAGATGTCAAGGGGGCATATCGGAATCAAATTAACGGGGGGAGGATCCGGCCGATGAAGAGGGCCGATATGGGGATGCCATCTGGCAGTGCCCACTGA
- a CDS encoding uncharacterized protein (MEROPS:MER0005767), which translates to MTVTHTSNVGPLNVLVSTRAVLTLPDNSLVISPATICVSPELGKIVSVVPEILPASAFPPSATYVDHSPKLLLPGLVDAHVHLNEPGRTEWEGFWTGTRAAASGGVTTVIDMPLNAIPPTTTLQGFEEKLKASRGQCWVDVGFYGGVIPGNSDELKPLVEAGVRGFKGFLIESGVDEFPAVSAKDVALAMETLKHEPTTLMFHAEMIPPITDSVGDAVQTSDPPAAPKGELTAYSTFLESRPPSFETYAIEEILAHAHIAPSLHLHIVHLSATQAIPILKAARQRGINITAETCFHYLGLSAEEIEKGDTRHKCCPPIREANNRDGLWEELVADDSCIRTVVSDHSPCTPQLKLLPDHLERPSMPHSDSAIDINGPKDAVAGKTIARGDFFAAWGGISSVGLGLPILHTAAKKRSESSKAPTITDMVRLCCQATAEQVGLSHRKGALKVGMDADICVFDDTHTWTFTQGDMRWKNRCSPWQGHEFTGRVMETWLRGRKVFDLNAPGDGFIEGKPFGESITEKRTF; encoded by the coding sequence ATGACCGTTACTCACACCTCCAACGTCGGACCTCTCAACGTGCTCGTCTCGACTCGAGCAGTCCTCACACTTCCGGATAACTCCCTCGTCATCTCTCCGGCCACCATATGCGTATCCCCCGAGCTCGGCAAGATTGTCTCTGTTGTGCCGGAGATCCTCCCTGCCTCCGCCTTCCCTCCCAGCGCTACCTATGTAGACCACTCTCCCAAGCTGTTGCTTCCCGGCCTCGTGGATGCCCATGTCCACCTGAATGAGCCTGGCCGCACCGAATGGGAGGGATTCTGGACCGGTACCCGAGCGGCGGCGAGCGGCGGCGTCACCACAGTCATTGACATGCCGCTCAATGCCATCCCTCCAACAACTACTCTCCAAGGATTCgaggagaagctcaaggccagCCGCGGCCAGTGCTGGGTAGACGTAGGCTTCTACGGCGGAGTCATTCCCGGAAATTCAGACGAGCTGAAGCCACTCGTCGAGGCCGGCGTTAGAGGATTCAAGGGCTTTCTTATTGAGTCCGGCGTTGACGAGTTTCCTGCCGTGTCAGCCAAAGATGTTGCATTGGCCATGGAAACTCTCAAGCACGAGCCGACCACTCTGATGTTCCACGCCGAGATGATTCCCCCTATTACCGACTCGGTTGGAGACGCCGTCCAGACGTCTGATCCTCCTGCCGCTCCCAAAGGCGAATTGACCGCCTACAGCACATTCCTCGAGTCACGACCACCCTCTTTCGAAACGTATGCCATTGAGGAAATTCTTGCACACGCCCATATCGCTCCGTCGCTGCACTTGCATATTGTACACCTGTCGGCGACGCAAGCGATCCCCATCCTCAAGGCGGCCCGCCAAAGgggcatcaacatcaccgcCGAAACCTGCTTCCATTACCTAGGACTTTCGGCGGAGGAGATCGAAAAGGGTGACACCAGACACAAGTGCTGCCCTCCTATCCGCGAGGCCAACAACCGAGATGGTTTGTGGGAAGAACTGGTGGCCGACGACTCTTGCATTCGGACCGTCGTATCCGATCACTCGCCTTGCACTCCGCAGCTGAAACTGCTTCCCGATCACCTCGAGCGGCCCTCGATGCCTCATTCGGATTCTGCCATTGACATCAATGGGCCCAAAGACGCTGTAGCTGGCAAGACCATAGCCCGTGGCGATTTCTTCGCTGCTTGGGGTGGCATCTCTTCCGTCGGTCTTGGTCTGCCTATTCTGCATACCGCTGCCAAGAAGCGCTCCGAATCTTCCAAGGCGCCAACCATCACGGACATGGTTCGCCTCTGCTGCCAAGCGACCGCCGAGCAGGTTGGTCTGTCACATCGCAAGGGCGCTCTGAAGGTTGGCATGGACGCTGACATCTGTGTTTTCGACGACACCCACACCTGGACTTTTACCCAGGGCGACATGCGCTGGAAGAACCGCTGTTCACCTTGGCAGGGCCACGAATTTACCGGTCGCGTTATGGAGACGTGGCTTCGTGGTCGTAAGGTGTTTGATTTGAATGCTCCCGGCGACGGCTTTATCGAGGGCAAGCCATTTGGCGAGTCCATCACCGAGAAGAGAACTTTTTGA
- a CDS encoding uncharacterized protein (EggNog:ENOG41~TransMembrane:13 (o415-438i450-469o506-522i529-554o560-579i586-604o646-671i1088-1107o1119-1140i1161-1191o1197-1219i1226-1249o1313-1334i)), producing MALADESKEHGVGPVAAVDVEKAELASTTDVSTDVPLNHNKLDQSRFSIANAANLSLDDVEPTDVQIRGLTITVDTSPSWLDPSTYPELFSAKLKAAPCIKTLLHSVDANFKPGTLTAIIGGSGSGKTTLLNNLAERVVSSRLSQQGLATFNGRVGVNSVRHAYVMQQDILLPTLTVRETLRYSADLRLPSSTSTEERERVVEEVIRELGLKECANTRIGNSQHRGCSGGEKRRVSIGVQLLANPSVLFLDEPTTGLDATSAFQLVRTLKSLAQKGRTVITTIHQPRSEIWDLFDNLAILSKGSPVFSGPVSECLPWFKELGYQLPLFVNPAEFVIDIAAVDNRTTELEEETSTRLERLKAAWKVESESRFPPIQDIAVMGKRKKRPQAARHAGFFRQVRILTDRTLKVTYRDPLGMTASLLEAVIMGVVVGYLFFNLGRDQAGIRSREGLLYIATGLQGYLILMFETYRLTIDIPTFDRESSEHCVDAVPYILSRRLARLITEDFPVPFLFSLILYFMAGFDHNAEKFFTFFSIGFVNHYVCVMCAFTCVVAVRHFPGASLIANFAFTMQSMACGMFIQSNTIPVYVRWLKWITWSFYTFGAYCGNEFQGSFYDCPESGGPSNPACLQYTGEFIMSSLGFPRNWVARPIVCLASFVVFFFILSAIGLHYIKVEMTIARSRVSDTDLSAGKEKMTARSIAEVRTIDVELENFSLDLDKRALNGKKLPRKNILQPINVNFQAGTLNIIMGPSGSGKTSLLNSMALRLRNSIGTHYRPSGKMSFNGAVPSASVVRSVCSYVCQDDDALLPSLTVRETLRFSAALRLPSFMSKEEKYQRAEEVLMKMGLKDCADNLIGNDLVKGISGGEKRRVSIAVQVLTDPRILLLDEPTSGLDAFTASSIMEVLQGLANEGRTLILTIHQPRSDLFKHFGNVLLLARGGSPAYAGPAKDMLNYFSRQGYQCPQHSNPADFALDMITVDLQRDDREAESRERVGKLIEHWKKHSSGEDMSRLPGIIETDEMDEKKTSHDDINIVASKESERPRKSFNKANLSTPAELGALVHEPASLTTALPLLLHRAAINTRRQPQLIMARTMQVVGLAIIFALFFAPLHHDYYAVQNWMGYIQEVGAFYFVGMLQNVAIYPTERDVFYREDDDGVYSVDAFLLSYTILEVPFEILSCLIFGILMCLAVGLPRTATMYFVSVFGCFGIVSCGESLGIMFNTVVSHIGFAVNIMGMFLSIANAMAGILSIDAPKAFKALNYLSPIQYSLRAIAPYALRDEKFYCKPEQLLADGTCPIETGKQVLQLYDFDDNPVVNVAALAGCVVVYRLLAWLLLKLARARWSSSRK from the exons ATGGCTCTAGCTGATGAAAGCAAAGAGCATGGTGTTGGGCCCGTCGCCGCAGTTGATGTGGAGAAGGCGGAGCTTGCAAGCACAACGGATGTATCTACAGATGTGCCCCTAAACCACAACAAGCTCGATCAGAGCcgcttctccatcgccaacgCGGCGAATCTATCTCTCGACGATGTCGAGCCTACCGATGTTCAGATTCGGGGACTTACAATCACCGTTGATACTTCTCCCTCATGGCTTGACCCTTCTACATATCCCGAGCTGTTCTCCGCCAAGTTGAAGGCTGCACCATGCATCAAGACCCTCTTGCACTCAGTCGATGCCAATTTCAAGCCCGGGACACTGACGGCCATCATAGGCGGCAGTGGCTCCGGCAAGACTACACTGCTTAACAACCTCGCCGAGAGAGTTGTAAGCTCCAGACTCAGTCAGCAGGGCCTGGCAACATTCAACGGCCGGGTCGGCGTGAATAGTGTCCGACATGCCTATGTTATGCAGCAGGATATCCTGTTACCGACTCTAACCGTTCGAGAGACCTTGAGATATTCAGCCGACCTTCGACTGCCTTCGTCAACCAGTACTGAAGAACGCGAGAGGGTCGTCGAAGAAGTCATTCGTGAGCTTGGCCTCAAAGAGTGTGCCAACACTCGCATAGGAAATAGCCAACACCGTGGATGTTCCGGAGGTGAGAAGAGACGTGTGAGCATTGGTGTCCAGCTCTTGGCAAACCCATCCGTGCTATTCCTCGATGAGCCGACCACTGGTCTCGACGCAACAAGTGCATTCCAACTTGTACGAACCTTAAAATCATTGGCACAAAAGGGTAGAACCGTCATCACCACAATCCATCAGCCCCGATCAGAGATTTGGGATCTATTCGACAATCTGGCCATCTTGTCCAAGGGCAGCCCCGTATTCTCCGGACCCGTCTCTGAATGTCTCCCTTGGTTCAAGGAGCTTGGATATCAACTACCGCTTTTCGTCAACCCTGCAGAATTCGTCATTGACATTGCTGCCGTGGACAATCGCACCACTGagctagaagaagaaacttcAACTCGCCTCGAGAGACTGAAAGCGGCATGGAAGGTAGAAAGCGAAAGTCGATTTCCACCTATACAAGACATTGCCGTGATGGGGAAACGCAAGAAGCGCCCGCAGGCGGCGAGGCATGCAGGGTTCTTTCGCCAAGTACGAATCCTGACGGACCGGACTCTGAAAGTCACATACCGAGATCCTCTCGGCATGACGGCATCTCTGTTGGAAGCTGTCATCATGGGAGTTGTGGTTGGTTACTTGTTTTTCAATCTCGGCCGTGATCAGGCTGGTATTCGATCTCGCGAAGGCCTCCTCTATATCGCCACTGGTCTTCAAGGCTACTTGATTCTCATGTTCGAAACGTATCGCTTAACCATCGACATCCCAACATTCGATCGCGAGTCATCAGAGCACTGCGTCGATGCTGTACCGTATATCCTATCTCGGCGGTTGGCCCGTCTCATTACAGAGGATTTCCCGGTGCCattcttgttttctctcaTCCTATATTTCATGGCTGGATTCGATCATAATGCCGAAAAATTCTTCACTTTCTTTAGTATCGGCTTTGTCAACCATTATGTTTGCGTCATGTGTGCTTTTACATGCGTGGTGGCGGTGAGGCACTTCCCTGGGGCCAGTTTGATTGCCAATTTTGCCTTCACAATGCAGAGTATGGCATGCGGTATGTTCATACAAAGTAATACTATCCCGGTTTACGTTCGGTGGCTGAAATGGATTACTTGGTCG ttttatacctttgGAGCATACTGTGGAAATGAGTTCCAAGGAAGTTTTTACGACTGCCCTGAGTCGGGTGGCCCTTCAAATCCAGCCTGTCTTCAGTATACCGGAGAATTCATCATGTCTTCCCTTGGCTTCCCCAGAAATTGGGTTGCACGCCCTATTGTCTGTCTTGCATCATTTGtcgtctttttcttcatcttatCAGCTATTGGGCTGCATTATATAAAAGTCGAAATGACCATTGCTCGATCACGAGTTTCAGATACAGACTTGTCAGCcggaaaagagaagatgacaGCACGATCTATTGCAGAAGTTCGGACCATTGATGTCGAGTTGGAAAACTTCTCTTTAGATCTCGATAAACGAGCATTAAATGGCAAGAAATTGCCACGCAAGAATATTCTTCAGCCTATAAATGTGAATTTTCAGGCTGGTACTCTGAATATCATTATGGGCCCGTCTGGAAGTGGGAAAACATCGCTTCTCAATTCAATGGCACTGCGACTGCGCAACTCGATTGGCACTCACTATCGTCCGTCTGGGAAAATGTCATTCAACGGCGCAGTTCCATCCGCTTCGGTTGTTCGATCTGTTTGCTCCTATGTCTGCCAAGATGACGATGCTCTTTTGCCCTCATTGACGGTTCGTGAGACGTTGCGATTTTCCGCTGCACTGCGACTGCCATCCTTTATgagcaaagaggaaaagtACCAACGCGCTGAGGAGGTGCTCATGAAGATGGGGTTGAAAGATTGTGCGGATAACCTGATAGGTAATGATTTGGTCAAAGGTATCTCAGGAGGAGAGAAGCGGAGGGTATCCATTGCTGTACAGGTTCTCACAGATCCTCGAATACTCCTCCTTGACGAGCCAACGTCTGGATTGGACGCGTTCACCGCGAGTTCGATAATGGAAGTTCTGCAGGGTCTTGCAAACGAAGGCAGAACGCTCATTCTTACCATTCATCAACCCCGATCAGATTTGTTCAAGCACTTTGGCAATGTACTGCTCCTCGCTCGTGGCGGCTCCCCAGCCTATGCTGGTCCTGCGAAGGATATgcttaattactttagcagGCAGGGGTACCAGTGTCCGCAACACTCAAACCCGGCGGACTTTGCCTTGGACATGATTACCGTCGATCTGCAACGAGATGATAGAGAGGCAGAGAGCAGGGAGCGAGTGGGAAAACTCATCGAGCACTGGAAGAAACACTCATCGGGAGAAGATATGTCTCGACTTCCGGGGATTATTGAGACCGATGAGATGGACGAAAAGAAGACATCCCATGATGATATCAACATAGTAGCGTCGAAAGAGTCGGAACGTCCACGTAAATCTTTCAATAAAGCCAATCTTTCAACGCCAGCAGAACTCGGCGCCCTTGTCCACGAACCAGCTTCCCTCACCACCGCCTTACCTTTACTCCTACATCGTGCCGCCATCAACACACGCCGCCAGCCTCAGCTCATCATGGCTCGCACGATGCAAGTGGTGGGATTGGCCATCATCTTCGCCCTCTTCTTTGCACCGCTGCATCATGACTACTATGCAGTGCAAAACTGGATGGGTTACATTCAGGAAGTCGGTGCCTTTTATTTTGTCGGAATGCTGCAGAACGTGGCCATCTATCCAACCGAACGAGATGTCTTTTAtcgagaagacgacgatggagTGTATAGTGTTGATGCATTCTTGCTTTCTTATACAATCCTCGAAGTTCCCTTTGAGATTCTCAGCTGCTTGATTTTCGGCATCTTAATGTGTCTCGCTGTCGGTCTTCCCAGGACAGCAACCATGTATTTTGTCTCAGTATTTGGCTGTTTTGGTATAGTTTCATGTGGCGAAAGCCTTGGCATCATGTTCAATACTGTCGTCAGCCACATCGGTTTCGCAGTCAACATCATGGGTATGTTCCTCTCAATTGCTAACGCCATGGCTGGTATCCTTTCTATCGATGCTCCAAAGGCCTTCAAGGCGTTGAACTACCTCTCGCCTATCCAGTATTCTCTGCGCGCCATCGCCCCTTATGCCCTTCGCGATGAGAAATTCTACTGCAAACCGGAGCAGCTGCTTGCAGATGGTACGTGCCCAATTGAAACAGGTAAGCAAGTGCTTCAGCTGTATGATTTCGACGACAATCCGGTGGTGAACGTGGCAGCTTTGGCGGGATGCGTCGTTGTATATCGGCTGTTGGCCTGGCTTTTGCTGAAACTGGCGAGAGCACGATGGAGCAGCTCCAGGAAGTAG
- a CDS encoding uncharacterized protein (EggNog:ENOG41~TransMembrane:11 (n4-13c17/18o261-282i294-312o324-342i354-375o381-404i475-496o508-528i540-562o568-587i608-631o637-658i)) — protein MLRLSCHGLIAFLAVERHKPRDKTQIAIVLRLRTPVFGLSSPDSSLGSGQISILVLLASRCLDLLLLSRQSTSSAQEQHHSLPHSLALIEVRRASQLRTIPLPIMAEVFTHSDPKGGHDATMEKGVTYTEEQEYTQNLQAKIRNPLKGIPREQLMNDVESFASRHGLQEHTLLLKKGALIAQNPAEAHNIDGDEKLTSHELNILEREVTHKWHMPTRLFITIATCSIGAAVQGWDQTGSNGATIFWPDVYGIGDQTITRNAILVGLINAAPYIGSAFIGCWLSDPINNHFGRRGVIFFAAHFCIWPVIGSAFCHTWQQQLACRLLMGIGMGAKASTVPIYAAENAPASIRGALVMSWQMWTAFGILLGSAFNLAVYHVKDINWRLMLGAPFIPAIPLVALIYFCPESPRWYMKKGRYADAWKSLMVLRNDPIQVARDIYYISAQLEIEKELIGKTNYVTRFTQLFTVPRIRRANLAAFTVMIAQQMCGINIIAFYSTTVFVNAGFTQFRALIGSFGFGLVNWLFAFPAFWTIDTFGRRSLLLFTFPQMFWTLLAAGLCTLISDSHETARTGLVSLFVFLFGAFYSPGEGPVPFTYSAEVYPLSHRETGMGFAVATCLFWAAVLGTSFPFLLERLQTVGAFGLYAGFNVVAFIMIFLWVPETMQRTLEELDYVFAVPVRTFMKYQLTVALPWWFKKYVFFQWSATKPPLYQFDAVASDLRRASIHQATVPSSDDESKRAY, from the exons ATGCTACGCCTCTCATGCCATGGGCTCATTGCGTTTTTGGCTGTGGAGAGACACAAACCACGCGACAAAACTCAAATAGCTATTGTTCTCCGCCTCCGGACTCCAGTTTTTGGTCTCTCTTCCCCAGACTCCAGTCTCGGCTCAGGACAAATAAGTATATTAGTCCTCCTTGCCTCCCGTTGTCTTGACCTTCTTTTGTTGTCTCGACAGTCGACTTCTTCAGCCCAGGAGCAGCATCACTCTTTGCCTCACTCACTTGCATTGATCGAGGTTAGAAGAGCAAGCCAGCTGCGGACAATTCCCCTGCCCATTATGGCGGAAGTATT TACTCATTCAGACCCCAAGGGTGGTCACGACGCAACCATGGAGAAGGGAGTCACCTACACCGAAGAGCAAGAGTATACCCAGAATCTCCAGGCCAAGATTCGCAACCCGCTCAAAGGCATCCCCCGAGAGCAGCTTATGAACGATGTCGAGTCCTTTGCTTCTCGTCACGGGCTTCAAGAGCACACTCTCCTTCTCAAGAAGGGTGCGCTAATTGCCCAAAACCCCGCCGAAGCACACAAcattgatggcgacgagaaGCTCACCTCCCATGAACTGAACATTCTGGAGCGTGAAGTGACACACAAGTGGCATATGCCCACAAGACTCTTCATTACCATCGCAACATGCTCCATTGGTGCCGCCGTTCAAGGTTGGGACCAGACTGGTAGCAACGGTGCTACCATCTTCTGGCCCGATGTGTATGGCATTGGTGACCAGACCATCACTCGCAACGCTATTCTTGTCGGCCTCATCAACGCCGCTCCCTACATTGGCAGCGC TTTCATCGGCTGCTGGCTTTCTGACCCCATTAACAACCACTTCGGTCGTCGTGgtgtcatcttcttcgccgctcACTTCTGTATCTGGCCCGTTATTGGTTCTGCTTTCTGCCACACCTGGCAACAGCAGCTTGCCTGTAGATTGCTCATGGGTATTGGTATGGGTGCAAAGGCTTCTACTGTACCCATCTATGCTGCAGAGAATGCCCCAGCTTCCATCAGAGGTGCCTTGGTCATGTCATGGC AAATGTGGACTGCTTTCGGTATTTTGCTTGGAAGTGCATTCAACTTGGCTGTCTACCATGTAAAGGACATCAACTGGCGTCTGATGCTTGGCGCTCCTTTCATCCCCGCTATTCCCCTGGTTGCCCTCATCTACTTCTGCCCCGAGTCACCTCGTTGGTACATGAAGAAGGGTCGCTATGCTGATGCTTGGAAGTCTCTCATGGTCCTCCGAAACGACCCAATCCAGGTTGCCCGAGACATTTACTACATCTCTGCTCAGCTGGAAATTGAGAAGGAGCTCATTGGCAAGACTAACTACGTCACTCGATTCACTCAGCTCTTCACTGTTCCCCGTATTCGCCGTGCCAACTTGGCTGCTTTTACCGTCATGATTGCCCAGCAGATGTGcggcatcaacatcatcgcATTCTATTCGACCACCGTCTTTGTTAATGCCGGTTTCACTCAATTCCGGGCTCTGATCGGCTCATTTGGATTCGGTCTTGTCAACTGGCTCTTCGCCTTCCCTGCTTTCTGGACTATTGATACC TTTGGTCGCCGAAGCCTGTTGCTTTTCACCTTCCCTCAGATGTTCTGGActctcttggctgctggtcTCTGCACTTTGATCTCTGATAGCCATGAGACGGCCCGAACCGGTCTTGTCAGCCTTTTCGTCTTCCTGTTTGGAG CTTTCTACTCTCCCGGAGAAGGCCCCGTTCCTTTCACCTACAGTGCTGAAGTGTACCCCCTGTCCCACCGTGAGACTGGTATGGGTTTCGCCGTCGCCACCTGCTTGTTCTGGGCTGCCGTCCTGGGTACTTCATTCCCCTTCCTGCTCGAGCGCCTCCAGACCGTTGGCGCATTCGGCCTCTACGCAGGCTTCAATGTTGTCGCTTTCATCATGATTTTCCTCTGGGTTCCCGAGACAATGCAGCGCACTCTTGAGGAGCTTGATTATGTCTTTGCTGTCCCCGTCCGCACCTTCATGAAGTACCAGCTCACTGTTGCTCTGCCCTGGTGGTTCAAGAAATACGTCTTCTTCCAGTGGAGCGCGACCAAGCCTCCTCTGTACCAGTTCGACGCCGTCGCCTCTGACCTGCGCAGAGCATCTATTCACCAGGCTACAGTGCCATCATCGGATGATGAGAGCAAACGAGCCTACTAA
- a CDS encoding uncharacterized protein (EggNog:ENOG41): MSGGWNPITGRDSGSGRPAFSPYGAPQPAQGQAYIPHAGGPGYNFGTVPQYTTWPNTAYGYYPIGAAQGFPQYGMPAQGAFAGFHAPQTFAYQPNGTGNLLPRQPQPYPNIDPTMPAAQMTNTTGGTGCEPGYNYFFPAEHTKAHIFKTNTPPWQLPPTAQIPFKAAHIPCNTTMAELLKGFGCTNQTPKKNKCFEVVSGGGGKWYKGLEVNGADKDLLKKTIKDVGWDSTRTGNPNEKPVVCLWFCRD, translated from the coding sequence ATGTCTGGAGGCTGGAACCCCATCACCGGCCGCGACTCGGGATCCGGCCGTCCCGCATTCTCCCCGTACGGAGCTCCTCAGCCGGCCCAAGGCCAAGCATACATCCCTCATGCTGGCGGACCAGGCTACAACTTTGGTACAGTGCCTCAGTACACCACCTGGCCTAACACGGCTTACGGATACTATCCTATAGGCGCCGCCCAAGGCTTCCCGCAGTACGGAATGCCTGCTCAGGGAGCCTTTGCCGGCTTCCACGCTCCACAGACATTTGCCTATCAGCCTAACGGAACAGGCAATCTCCTCCCTCGCCAACCACAGCCTTATCCCAACATCGATCCCACAATGCCGGCTGCCCAAATGACAAACACCACCGGCGGCACGGGCTGCGAGCCGGGCTACAACTACTTCTTCCCCGCAGAGCACACCAAAGCTCACATATTCAAGACCAACACTCCCCCATGGCAGCTCCCTCCCACGGCACAGATCCCTTTCAAAGCAGCACATATCCCGTGTAACACCACCATGGCAGAACTGCTCAAGGGGTTTGGTTGCACTAATCAGACgccgaaaaagaacaagtGCTTCGAGGTTGTGAGcggaggaggggggaagTGGTACAAGGGGCTGGAGGTGAATGGCGCGGACAAGGATCTGCTAAAGAAGACGATTAAGGACGTGGGATGGGATTCTACGCGGACCGGCAATCCGAATGAGAAGCCGGTGGTTTGTTTGTGGTTTTGCAGAGACTAG
- a CDS encoding uncharacterized protein (EggNog:ENOG41) has translation MPNGPRVNRRTINVGAGQLPSPATKLIITQILKTSQDHPFWAWIIVGAFYDNQDRIIWSTELFVAHLDIQFESDEEEDSEEEEGRDTDIRAGSDSPPALIDASLEVQSPQVHHSESPQHQSRPFENYSRTLNADQSYINRGPAISSSNYNYNIHSRPHIHPHPYSYPHPHYYNHHIPHHLQAPPYINSASIWDPTISGPVPGHWQASFDPTVQRWVHTWQPQSSAHFF, from the exons ATGCCCAACGGTCCTCGTGTGAACCGTAGGACGATCAACGTCGGGGCAGGCCAGCTTCCATCACCTGCCACCAAGCTCATCATCACTCAGATACTCAAAACTAGTCAAGATCATCCATTCTGGGCGTGGATCATTGTTGGGGCGTTTTACGACAATCAGGATCGCATCATTTGGAGCACAGAGTTGTTTGTTGCCCACCTTGACATTCAGTTCGAGtcggacgaagaggaagattcggaagaggaagaaggccgAGATACAGACATTAGAGCTGGATCTGATTCACCACCTG CCTTGATTGACGCTAGCTTGGAAGTACAATCTCCTCAAGTTCATCACTCTGAATCGCCTCAGCACCAGTCTCGACCATTTGAGAACTACAGCCGTACACTCAACGCAGATCAAAGCTATATTAACCGTGGTCCGGCTATTTCTTCCTCTAATTACAATTACAATATCCACTCTCGCCCTCATATCCATCCTCACCCTTATTCTTACCCCCATCCTCATTACTATAATCATCACATCCCGCATCATCTACAAGCACCACCATACATCAACTCCGCCTCTATCTGGGATCCCACCATCTCCGGTCCTGTCCCCGGCCACTGGCAAGCCTCATTTGACCCCACCGTCCAACGTTGGGTTCATACCTGGCAGCCTCAGTCTTCCGCGCATTTCTTCTAA
- a CDS encoding uncharacterized protein (EggNog:ENOG41) gives MPIILITGGNRGIGFGIAQAIAGRIPSSTIILGCRRLVAGHEAIEQLRGQGVSSPLDAVQLDIEDIQSITAAVETLGRKYGKLDVLINNAASLQLPITQNLVELKDCSNANFNNCVTSNILVTKAFIPLLRKSSWPRVIMNSSARGSLGRTANRELPPVALIDYCVSKAALNMLTLHYQIFEDNYEDEGEKITFWSVSPGHTKTAFNNYRGKKDPVDSGEAFVRLLESEKGAITPGTFWEFEDEKFQEVPW, from the exons ATGCCCATCATTCTCATCACCGGAGGAAACCGAGGCATCGGGTTCGGCATCGCCCAGGCGATTGCAGGCCGTATACCTTCTTCGACTATAATCTTGGGCTGTCGAAGACTCGTGGCTGGCCATGAGGCCATTGAGCAACTGCGAGGCCAGGGCGTCTCATCTCCACTAGATGCGGTCCAGCTTGATATTGAAGATATCCAGAGCATAACGGCGGCGGTCGAGACTCTGGGTAGAAAGTATGGGAAGCTAGATG TGCTCATCAACAACGCTGCGAGCCTTCAGCTGCCTATAACCCAGAATCTCGTTGAGCTCAAGGACTGCTCCAACGCCAATTTCAACAACTGTGTTACATCCAATATTCTCGTGACCAAAGCATTTATCCCGCTTCTTCGGAAGAGTTCCTGGCCGCGAGTCATCATGAACTCTAGCGCTAGAGGGAGTCTTGGTCGTACAGCAAACAGAGAG CTTCCGCCTGTCGCTCTAATTGATTACTGTGTTTCGAAAGCCGCACTGAACATGTTGACACTCCATTATCAAATTTTTGAAGATAATTACGAGGACGAAGGGGAGAAGATTACATTCTGGAGCGTCAGTCCAGGCCATACAAAGACGGCGTTTAATAACTacagaggaaaaaaagatccAGTCGATAGTGGTGAGGCGTTTGTGAGATTGCTGGAATCCGAGAAGGGCGCAATTACGCCGGGAACCTTTTGGGAATTTGAAGACGAAAAGTTTCAAGAGGTTCCCTGGTGA